In Halobacteriovorax marinus SJ, the following proteins share a genomic window:
- the dnaB gene encoding replicative DNA helicase has product MENNIKQLPHDLLAEKSLLGCLIIDGNSFDEMSDLKLKGEDFYHPQYGVIYEAIADLNSASLPIDFVTVCSKLTEIGKLEAVGGQSSVMEIVEDQASAANIYHYAKVVKDKSGMREVIRSAERVASMGYDFGGKSEDFIQEVESTFFKLTNEAKSGKMQKLNSCLKLNLKELEDTSRVPGEINGLPTGYPKLDEMLLGMQPGQLIILAARPAMGKTALALNIAQNACATSGLPVAIFSLEMLSNELSMRLLSQKAKVDSKRIRQKNFLDTDLRSIGKAVQELSQFPIFINDSGDSTILDIQSQCRKIKTEQGLGLIIIDYLQLMNSHTKNPSREQQISEMSRGLKSMAKELGCPVIALSQLNRGVESRPNKRPMTSDLRESGAIEQDADIIMFVYRDEYYNQDTKEPGIAEVIVGKNRAGETGTAKLSWVGQYTSFENPAFNIENEH; this is encoded by the coding sequence ATGGAAAATAATATTAAGCAATTACCCCATGACTTATTGGCGGAGAAATCTCTACTAGGTTGTTTAATTATTGATGGGAACTCTTTCGATGAGATGAGTGATTTAAAATTAAAAGGTGAGGACTTTTATCACCCTCAATACGGAGTCATTTACGAAGCCATCGCAGATTTAAATAGTGCAAGTCTTCCAATTGACTTTGTAACAGTATGTTCAAAACTTACTGAGATTGGAAAATTAGAAGCTGTTGGTGGACAATCTTCTGTTATGGAAATTGTCGAAGACCAAGCTTCGGCGGCCAATATTTATCACTACGCTAAAGTCGTTAAAGATAAGTCTGGTATGCGCGAAGTTATAAGAAGTGCTGAACGTGTGGCCTCAATGGGTTACGACTTCGGTGGTAAGTCTGAGGACTTCATTCAAGAAGTAGAGTCAACTTTCTTCAAGCTTACTAATGAAGCCAAGTCTGGAAAAATGCAAAAGCTTAATTCTTGCTTGAAGCTCAATCTTAAAGAACTAGAGGACACTTCAAGAGTTCCAGGTGAAATTAATGGACTTCCAACTGGCTATCCTAAATTGGATGAAATGCTTCTTGGAATGCAGCCGGGGCAATTAATTATCTTAGCTGCCCGTCCTGCGATGGGGAAAACGGCTTTGGCCCTAAATATTGCTCAAAACGCTTGTGCTACTTCAGGGCTACCTGTTGCAATCTTCTCTCTGGAGATGTTATCTAACGAACTTTCAATGAGACTTCTCTCACAAAAGGCGAAGGTAGACTCTAAGAGAATTAGACAGAAAAATTTCTTGGACACTGACCTAAGAAGTATAGGTAAAGCTGTTCAAGAGTTATCTCAATTTCCAATTTTTATAAATGATTCAGGTGACTCAACAATTTTAGATATTCAATCCCAGTGTCGTAAAATTAAAACTGAGCAAGGTCTTGGACTTATAATTATTGATTACCTTCAGTTAATGAACTCTCACACTAAGAACCCATCTAGAGAACAGCAGATTTCAGAGATGTCTAGGGGTCTTAAGTCAATGGCAAAGGAATTGGGTTGTCCTGTTATTGCTCTCTCTCAGCTTAACCGTGGTGTTGAATCGAGACCAAATAAGAGACCAATGACGAGTGACCTTAGAGAGTCTGGTGCCATTGAGCAGGATGCGGATATCATTATGTTCGTTTACCGTGACGAGTATTATAACCAAGATACTAAAGAGCCTGGTATTGCCGAGGTTATCGTCGGTAAGAATAGAGCCGGTGAAACGGGAACGGCTAAACTCTCTTGGGTTGGTCAATATACGAGTTTTGAAAATCCGGCCTTTAATATAGAAAACGAACATTAA
- the rplI gene encoding 50S ribosomal protein L9, with protein MKVILTERVKTLGNVGEIVNVSQGYARNYLLPNRFAVLADESNTKQLNHQQKVLAKKMEEQKATAVASAKKVEGITLEFVRRVAGSGKLFGTVSNLEIAKELEAQGVEVEKRMIVVANPIKAIGNFDVTAKLFEGVEANFKVNVTLDPAQAEEMKKKQEDADRKKAAAAEAAALAKENGETEEATSEVKELTEEEKLKEEANKILRS; from the coding sequence ATGAAAGTGATCTTAACAGAAAGAGTAAAGACTCTTGGAAATGTTGGTGAGATCGTAAATGTTTCTCAAGGTTATGCTAGAAACTATTTATTACCAAATAGATTTGCTGTATTAGCTGATGAGTCTAATACTAAGCAACTTAACCACCAACAAAAAGTTCTTGCAAAGAAAATGGAAGAACAAAAAGCTACTGCAGTTGCAAGTGCTAAGAAAGTAGAAGGAATCACTCTTGAGTTCGTAAGAAGAGTAGCTGGTTCTGGAAAGCTTTTCGGAACAGTTTCTAACTTAGAAATTGCAAAGGAACTTGAAGCTCAAGGTGTTGAAGTTGAAAAGAGAATGATCGTTGTTGCTAACCCAATTAAAGCAATTGGTAACTTTGATGTAACAGCTAAGTTATTCGAAGGTGTAGAAGCTAACTTTAAAGTTAACGTTACACTTGATCCAGCTCAAGCAGAAGAGATGAAGAAGAAGCAAGAAGATGCAGACAGAAAGAAAGCTGCAGCAGCTGAAGCAGCCGCTCTTGCTAAAGAAAATGGTGAAACTGAAGAAGCAACTTCTGAAGTAAAAGAACTTACTGAAGAAGAAAAGCTTAAAGAAGAAGCCAACAAAATCTTAAGATCTTAA
- a CDS encoding DUF2232 domain-containing protein, translating into MTNHNDDNNYLKTSQGSEQKSKEKVFGQLTIGKLVFLAVISLLLSVAGPLIVFAPIPLCIAFLLYGKGKTFGLIAATIAVIVGASFLVSSLEGTRMMSLYFVVTSIVAFLTARVVWNKQNPVSALLKNGFSVFTVLALLFGLLVMLSGKTTVDMFTDTVVQVGDSLKASKGFDNFLAEGGEQAEAMKFIIDKPKEVAILVLRMTFAVTFVGTFFFLWISQFMLMRNSLIWRQFYDYPYKMKDLVRFKVPEQFVYGLILAMALIPLGSFVFESQLMETIGWNIVYSLGIFYFFQGFGIVSDALDTYGIFGFFRSIVVILSIFMGYQAVTILGIADIWIDFRKFLKKKNKMKEI; encoded by the coding sequence ATGACAAATCACAACGATGATAACAACTATTTAAAAACATCTCAGGGTTCTGAACAGAAGTCTAAGGAGAAGGTTTTTGGTCAACTGACTATTGGGAAATTAGTTTTCCTAGCAGTGATCTCGTTATTATTATCTGTGGCAGGTCCTTTAATTGTTTTTGCACCAATTCCACTTTGTATTGCCTTTTTACTTTATGGTAAGGGAAAGACATTTGGCCTCATCGCAGCAACTATTGCTGTTATTGTTGGAGCTTCTTTCTTAGTTTCTTCTTTAGAGGGAACAAGAATGATGAGCCTCTACTTTGTGGTCACTTCAATTGTAGCTTTTTTAACTGCAAGAGTTGTGTGGAATAAGCAAAACCCAGTATCGGCCCTTCTAAAGAATGGTTTTTCAGTTTTTACAGTTTTAGCTCTATTATTTGGTTTACTTGTTATGCTATCTGGAAAAACAACTGTGGACATGTTTACTGATACAGTCGTCCAGGTTGGAGATAGTTTAAAGGCAAGTAAGGGATTTGATAATTTTCTAGCTGAAGGCGGTGAACAAGCCGAGGCCATGAAGTTTATAATTGATAAGCCAAAAGAAGTAGCAATTTTAGTTCTAAGAATGACATTCGCAGTGACGTTTGTTGGAACTTTCTTCTTTTTATGGATATCGCAATTTATGCTGATGAGAAACTCACTTATCTGGCGTCAATTCTACGATTATCCTTACAAGATGAAAGACTTAGTTCGCTTTAAGGTTCCTGAACAATTTGTTTACGGACTGATTTTAGCAATGGCATTAATTCCTCTTGGAAGTTTTGTTTTTGAAAGTCAGTTAATGGAAACAATTGGATGGAATATTGTTTACTCTCTAGGAATCTTTTATTTCTTCCAAGGGTTTGGAATTGTTTCTGATGCGCTAGATACGTACGGCATTTTTGGATTTTTTAGAAGTATTGTCGTTATCCTATCAATATTTATGGGTTATCAAGCGGTAACTATATTAGGGATAGCGGATATTTGGATTGATTTTAGAAAGTTCTTAAAAAAAAAGAATAAAATGAAGGAGATATAA
- the rpsR gene encoding 30S ribosomal protein S18, with amino-acid sequence MIYELAIVAKTETTEEQRAALQAMVTEVVGANAGEVFLTDDWGNKHFAQATSKGVRTGHYLYFIYSGNGAVNLEIERRLKINESILKKMIVKVGETAEQGTEIAKKFKSPFSKKFNGSILDENDSDSDLEKDKKRFSRRKSCWFAANNITPDWKDPKTYAWLINEFGKINPGRVSGISRKAHRLADTAIKRARNMGVVSHITNSLAE; translated from the coding sequence ATGATTTATGAATTGGCCATAGTGGCTAAGACGGAAACTACTGAGGAGCAAAGAGCTGCTCTTCAAGCAATGGTTACTGAAGTTGTTGGTGCAAATGCTGGTGAAGTATTTTTAACTGATGACTGGGGTAACAAGCACTTCGCACAAGCGACATCAAAAGGTGTAAGAACAGGTCACTACCTTTACTTCATCTACTCTGGTAACGGTGCTGTTAACTTAGAAATCGAAAGACGTCTAAAAATCAACGAATCAATTCTTAAGAAAATGATTGTTAAAGTTGGTGAGACTGCTGAGCAAGGTACTGAGATTGCTAAGAAATTCAAGTCACCTTTTTCTAAGAAATTCAACGGTTCAATCCTTGATGAAAATGATTCTGATTCTGATCTTGAAAAAGATAAGAAGAGATTCTCAAGAAGAAAGTCTTGTTGGTTTGCTGCAAACAACATTACACCAGATTGGAAAGACCCAAAAACTTATGCATGGTTAATCAACGAGTTTGGAAAAATTAATCCAGGTCGTGTTTCAGGTATTAGCCGTAAAGCTCACAGACTTGCTGATACAGCAATTAAGAGAGCGAGAAACATGGGTGTTGTAAGTCACATTACAAATAGCTTAGCTGAATAA
- a CDS encoding LON peptidase substrate-binding domain-containing protein gives MPNKAYLFPLSKISLQEGTRKPLNIFEPRYLEMVKDSIEKNIPIALAFAHSEDSLASESTAIVHEHHSYVRKTVCMGVPEIVQECSDGTMVILLTGTLRGTIMEVLDEGTPYLVCEFTPKASVQELKAENILLLRRLKTKLEKWVGKMVKLECQKDHLKPCLTQPERVVGLYIELLVESPETKQLLLEMDDINEKIQYLIFNS, from the coding sequence ATGCCAAATAAAGCTTATCTTTTTCCATTGTCGAAAATTTCCTTGCAAGAGGGAACTCGAAAGCCGCTGAATATCTTCGAGCCAAGGTATTTAGAGATGGTTAAGGATTCAATTGAAAAGAATATTCCCATTGCCCTGGCCTTTGCCCATAGCGAAGACTCGCTGGCCAGTGAATCCACTGCAATTGTTCATGAACATCATAGCTATGTACGTAAGACTGTTTGTATGGGAGTGCCTGAGATTGTTCAAGAATGTAGCGACGGCACAATGGTTATTCTGCTCACGGGAACCCTGCGCGGCACTATTATGGAAGTTCTCGACGAGGGGACTCCCTACTTGGTATGTGAATTTACTCCCAAGGCAAGTGTTCAAGAGCTTAAGGCCGAAAATATTTTACTTCTGCGCAGACTCAAGACGAAACTTGAAAAATGGGTGGGAAAGATGGTAAAGCTTGAGTGCCAAAAAGATCATTTAAAACCTTGTTTGACGCAACCCGAGAGAGTGGTTGGTCTCTATATTGAATTATTGGTGGAATCCCCTGAAACGAAGCAGCTTTTGCTGGAGATGGACGATATTAATGAAAAGATTCAATATTTGATCTTCAATAGTTAG
- a CDS encoding winged helix-turn-helix domain-containing protein has protein sequence MNYDFDIYLLGLPIAIVKLIGDSLESKFTLKVDAQDKHDLELEKKPILIIYNQAIQRRVNEFRQNYSLEGIPTIAYIDSVKRGRQKKIRSLENGADDVLDYEMSFEEKLVRINKLIQLYLKRNKMLICLNDFILDKNCQRGFFQKKNLNLSPIEFNILFALFENLKVSISKEKLTRLIWNSTQTSKLNSHITNTKKKLAQTPLEISFKKEMGYSIKFKEVN, from the coding sequence ATGAATTATGACTTCGATATTTATCTACTCGGACTACCTATAGCTATCGTTAAGCTAATTGGAGATTCCTTAGAGTCTAAATTCACATTAAAAGTAGATGCCCAAGACAAGCATGATCTTGAGCTTGAAAAGAAGCCTATTCTCATTATCTACAATCAGGCCATTCAAAGAAGGGTGAATGAGTTTAGACAGAACTATTCACTCGAGGGCATTCCAACAATTGCTTATATTGACTCAGTTAAGAGAGGCCGCCAAAAGAAGATTAGATCTCTTGAAAATGGTGCCGACGACGTTCTAGACTATGAAATGAGTTTTGAAGAGAAGTTAGTTCGCATCAATAAATTGATACAACTCTACTTGAAGAGAAATAAAATGCTTATTTGTCTCAATGACTTTATTTTAGATAAGAATTGTCAGCGTGGCTTCTTTCAAAAGAAAAATCTCAATCTCTCACCTATTGAATTTAATATTCTCTTTGCACTTTTTGAAAATTTAAAAGTTTCCATCTCCAAAGAAAAGCTCACTCGCCTAATATGGAACTCAACTCAAACGAGTAAACTAAACTCACATATAACAAATACAAAGAAGAAATTGGCCCAAACTCCTCTTGAGATTTCTTTCAAAAAAGAGATGGGCTATTCGATAAAATTTAAAGAAGTGAATTAA
- a CDS encoding Rne/Rng family ribonuclease gives MGKQLIINQTLNECRAALVLNGEILDFLMERTTEGEDKVPQVGDIFKGRVLRVLPGMQSAFVDIGWEKAAFLYVDDAYIPTLQEQREMAEKTRKMIESQERVGEVIPDEFSTLNESVNMRFRPEHATIETFLKEGQEILVQVAKEPISTKGPRVTRQITLAGRHVVFMPFIEHTGVSRRIENEGERERLREILDTIRPEGKGVIARTVAEGQSYRTLKSDYNMLVKIWKDVQKKAEKSKPSTVCYRDLSFIQRLLRDITDEDVSEIIIDSKDNQKEVEKFTSKYLPSMKGKTVLYDDTTPIFEKFGVDMEIERGISNKVYLRSGGSLNIDQTEALVSIDVNTGKFVGRKNLEETILRTNMEAVKEIAYQLRLRNCGGIIIIDFIDMEKEEHRETVYNLLIEALKKDRSKTNVLPISGLGLVEMTRKRTRDTLTRVLCEPCPYCEGTGRVKSTLTVCYELIRELLKVLNKSTGSKVYIYAHPEVTARLCGDDLDLIENLEEGYGKSLQIRSENNYHIEQYEIFSQEY, from the coding sequence ATGGGTAAACAATTAATTATCAATCAAACTCTAAACGAGTGTAGAGCGGCATTAGTTCTCAATGGAGAAATCTTAGACTTCCTAATGGAGAGAACAACTGAAGGTGAGGATAAAGTTCCACAAGTTGGAGATATTTTTAAAGGGCGCGTTCTGCGAGTCTTACCTGGGATGCAATCTGCTTTTGTTGATATTGGTTGGGAAAAGGCCGCATTTCTCTATGTAGATGACGCCTATATTCCTACTCTGCAAGAGCAGAGAGAGATGGCCGAAAAAACGCGCAAGATGATTGAGTCACAAGAGAGAGTAGGGGAAGTTATTCCCGATGAATTTTCAACTCTCAATGAATCGGTAAATATGCGCTTTCGCCCTGAGCATGCAACGATAGAGACTTTCTTAAAAGAGGGTCAGGAAATTTTAGTTCAAGTTGCTAAAGAGCCTATTTCAACAAAGGGGCCAAGGGTTACAAGACAGATCACTCTAGCGGGAAGACATGTCGTTTTCATGCCATTCATTGAGCACACAGGTGTTTCAAGAAGAATTGAAAATGAAGGTGAGCGCGAGAGATTGCGTGAAATTTTAGATACCATTAGACCAGAAGGTAAGGGTGTTATCGCTAGAACTGTTGCCGAGGGACAGAGTTATAGAACTCTTAAATCTGATTACAATATGCTTGTTAAGATTTGGAAAGATGTTCAAAAGAAGGCGGAGAAATCTAAGCCTTCCACTGTCTGTTATAGAGACTTGAGTTTTATTCAAAGACTCTTAAGAGATATTACAGACGAAGATGTTTCTGAAATTATTATCGACTCCAAAGATAATCAAAAAGAAGTTGAGAAGTTTACATCAAAGTACCTACCTTCAATGAAAGGGAAAACAGTGCTCTACGATGATACAACTCCTATTTTTGAAAAATTTGGCGTAGATATGGAGATCGAAAGAGGGATTAGTAATAAGGTTTACCTGCGCTCTGGTGGGTCTTTGAATATTGATCAAACCGAAGCTCTTGTCTCTATTGATGTGAACACTGGAAAATTTGTTGGTCGCAAGAATCTCGAAGAAACAATCCTTCGAACTAATATGGAGGCGGTTAAAGAAATCGCTTACCAATTAAGACTTAGAAATTGTGGTGGGATTATTATTATCGATTTCATCGATATGGAAAAAGAAGAGCATAGAGAAACGGTTTATAATCTTCTTATCGAAGCCCTTAAAAAAGATCGTTCAAAAACAAATGTTCTTCCTATCTCAGGACTTGGCCTAGTCGAAATGACTAGAAAGAGAACGAGAGACACGCTAACAAGAGTTCTCTGTGAGCCATGTCCATATTGTGAAGGGACGGGGAGAGTTAAGTCGACTCTAACTGTTTGTTACGAATTGATTCGTGAACTTTTAAAAGTATTAAATAAATCCACAGGCTCAAAGGTCTATATTTATGCTCACCCTGAAGTTACAGCAAGACTGTGTGGCGACGATTTAGATCTTATTGAAAACCTTGAAGAGGGTTATGGTAAATCTCTGCAAATTAGATCAGAGAATAATTATCATATTGAGCAATACGAAATTTTCTCGCAAGAGTATTAA
- a CDS encoding NupC/NupG family nucleoside CNT transporter, with translation MERFISFFGLLLMLFAAYLLSTNKKKVCWRTVASGIGLQIFLGLIILKTSFGKGFFEYARTFFTGILAYTNEGSKFIFGSLTGVEKFGFIFFVQVLPTILFMSALMSILYHLGVMQVVIRFMAKIMVKVMGTSGGESLAAAANVFAGQTEAPLVIRPFISKMTKSELMALMTGGMATVAGGVLAAYVGFGVDAAHLLAASVMSAPAALVCAKLLVPETESSQTHGDLKLEIEKETTNLVDAAAHGASEGLKLALNVGAMLLAFIALIAMFNGILSFVGGWFNYPELSMELISGYLFAPVAWLLGVPWADCQIVGSLLGKKMILNEFVAYLDLTKAMSEGALSERAIIISTYALCGFANFSSIAIQVGGIGVLAPDRRKDLAELGVKSMIGGTLACLMTAAVAGMFL, from the coding sequence ATGGAAAGATTCATTTCCTTTTTCGGCCTTTTGTTAATGCTTTTTGCTGCGTACTTATTGAGTACGAATAAAAAGAAAGTTTGTTGGCGAACAGTCGCCTCGGGAATTGGCCTACAAATCTTCCTAGGACTCATCATCTTAAAGACGAGCTTTGGTAAGGGTTTCTTTGAATATGCGAGAACATTCTTTACTGGAATTTTAGCTTACACTAATGAAGGTTCAAAATTTATTTTTGGAAGTCTGACAGGTGTTGAGAAGTTTGGTTTTATTTTCTTCGTTCAAGTTCTTCCTACTATTCTCTTTATGAGTGCACTAATGTCTATTCTCTATCACTTGGGAGTTATGCAAGTCGTAATTCGATTTATGGCCAAGATAATGGTTAAGGTGATGGGAACTTCAGGTGGGGAATCTCTTGCGGCAGCAGCTAATGTCTTTGCTGGTCAAACAGAAGCACCACTTGTCATTAGACCCTTTATTTCAAAGATGACAAAGTCTGAATTAATGGCCTTGATGACTGGTGGTATGGCCACTGTTGCTGGTGGGGTTTTAGCCGCTTATGTTGGTTTTGGTGTCGATGCTGCTCATTTATTGGCAGCCTCTGTAATGTCTGCACCAGCTGCACTTGTTTGTGCAAAACTACTTGTCCCTGAAACAGAATCTTCACAAACTCACGGGGACCTTAAATTAGAAATTGAAAAAGAAACGACGAATTTAGTAGATGCGGCAGCACACGGAGCCAGTGAAGGTTTAAAGCTTGCCTTAAATGTAGGCGCCATGCTCTTGGCCTTCATCGCTCTCATCGCTATGTTTAATGGTATCCTTTCGTTCGTGGGTGGTTGGTTTAACTATCCTGAGCTCTCTATGGAGCTTATTTCTGGATACCTCTTCGCGCCAGTGGCGTGGCTCCTAGGTGTTCCATGGGCAGACTGTCAAATTGTGGGAAGTCTCCTAGGTAAGAAAATGATTTTAAATGAATTTGTAGCATATCTAGATTTAACTAAGGCCATGAGTGAAGGTGCTCTTTCAGAGCGCGCAATTATTATTTCAACTTATGCCCTTTGTGGTTTTGCAAACTTTAGCTCCATTGCCATTCAAGTTGGCGGGATTGGAGTCCTCGCACCAGATAGAAGAAAAGATCTGGCCGAACTTGGAGTCAAGTCTATGATCGGAGGAACTCTAGCTTGTTTAATGACCGCAGCAGTTGCAGGTATGTTCTTATAA
- a CDS encoding thymidine phosphorylase: protein MKNLETNLNYSAYDIIAKKRDGKTLTDTEIKWFIAGVTNKSITDYQMSALLMAIYIKGFDKAETASLTDAMLFSGSTISFEGVDVIDKHSTGGVGDKASFILAPIAHAAGVKVPMMAGRGLGHTGGTIDKVESIKGFKTSLSLEEFKKAVDKNRMALIGQTGEIAPADKKIYALRDVTATVDSIPLITASIMSKKLAEGANGIVMDIKTGSGAFMKTRQKAKALGKSLRDTATRFDKKMLTMITDMNQPLGEAVGNSLEIIESIEVLKNKGPKDITDISVELAGAMIYLAEITKTHKAGIKKAKEVLKNGKALESFRELIRLQGGDHKVVDDYSRLPLAKNTKEVLATKSGYISSIACQEFGEHVVTLGGGRKKTEDLIDFGVGFIVHKCVGQKVKKGEKLVTIYYNNDQAEIVKNIEEEILTKNIKIKDAKPKVIKPLIYEIDENPLC, encoded by the coding sequence ATGAAAAATCTCGAAACAAATTTAAATTACTCCGCCTACGATATTATCGCCAAGAAAAGGGACGGAAAAACATTAACAGATACTGAAATCAAGTGGTTCATCGCAGGTGTGACTAATAAGTCCATCACAGACTACCAGATGAGTGCCCTTCTAATGGCCATCTACATCAAAGGTTTTGATAAGGCCGAGACTGCATCTCTTACAGATGCGATGCTCTTTTCAGGTTCTACAATCTCTTTTGAAGGGGTCGATGTTATCGACAAGCACAGTACAGGTGGTGTCGGAGACAAGGCTTCATTCATTCTCGCGCCTATTGCCCACGCGGCAGGTGTAAAAGTTCCTATGATGGCCGGGAGAGGTCTAGGTCACACAGGTGGAACCATCGATAAGGTTGAGTCAATTAAAGGATTTAAAACTTCCCTATCACTGGAAGAATTTAAAAAGGCCGTAGACAAGAATCGAATGGCCCTCATTGGTCAAACAGGAGAAATTGCTCCGGCCGATAAGAAAATTTACGCTCTAAGAGATGTTACTGCCACTGTCGATAGTATTCCTCTCATCACTGCTTCTATTATGAGTAAGAAACTCGCAGAAGGGGCCAACGGAATAGTCATGGATATCAAGACAGGTTCTGGCGCATTTATGAAAACTCGTCAAAAGGCCAAGGCGCTTGGCAAGAGTCTTCGCGACACGGCGACTCGCTTTGATAAGAAGATGCTTACAATGATTACTGATATGAACCAACCTCTTGGTGAAGCTGTCGGTAATAGTTTAGAGATCATTGAAAGTATTGAAGTTCTAAAGAACAAAGGTCCAAAAGATATTACTGATATTTCAGTGGAACTTGCTGGAGCGATGATTTACTTAGCAGAAATTACAAAGACACATAAGGCCGGAATAAAGAAGGCCAAGGAAGTTCTAAAAAATGGTAAGGCACTTGAAAGCTTCAGAGAGCTCATACGCCTACAGGGTGGAGATCACAAGGTTGTCGACGACTACTCAAGATTACCATTAGCAAAGAATACCAAAGAGGTCCTCGCCACGAAATCTGGTTATATCTCAAGTATTGCCTGCCAAGAATTTGGAGAGCACGTAGTGACTCTAGGCGGAGGAAGAAAGAAGACCGAAGATCTCATCGACTTTGGTGTTGGATTCATTGTCCATAAATGTGTCGGTCAAAAAGTTAAGAAGGGCGAGAAGCTCGTTACTATTTATTACAATAATGACCAAGCTGAAATTGTAAAAAATATTGAAGAAGAAATACTAACTAAGAATATCAAAATTAAAGATGCAAAGCCTAAGGTTATCAAGCCATTGATTTATGAAATTGATGAGAACCCTCTTTGTTAA
- a CDS encoding purine-nucleoside phosphorylase encodes MYEKLATAAAHIQKVKPCSPKVGVVLGSGLGDFVDQIEDKTIISYDDIPFFHKTTVEGHAGKLILGKIGNTEIAALQGRFHSYEGLEMDDVVFPTRLLSTLGVDTLILTNAAGGINTNYQAGDLVVIEDHINMTGNNPLVGPNIKEMGPRFPDMSKAYHPELREIILKSAEKLGYTMQTGIYAGVLGPTYETPAEVRMLRTLGADVVGMSTVPECIAANHIGMKVCGISCVTNMASGIENVELKHEDIKDEALRVMEKFTSILKETVKTIGA; translated from the coding sequence ATGTATGAGAAATTAGCTACAGCTGCGGCCCATATTCAAAAAGTTAAACCTTGTAGTCCTAAAGTAGGAGTTGTACTTGGGTCTGGTCTCGGAGACTTCGTTGATCAAATCGAAGATAAAACAATCATCTCTTATGATGATATTCCTTTCTTCCACAAGACTACTGTTGAAGGTCATGCTGGAAAATTGATCCTTGGAAAGATTGGCAATACTGAGATCGCTGCTCTTCAAGGAAGGTTCCACTCTTATGAAGGACTAGAGATGGATGATGTAGTCTTTCCAACAAGACTCTTATCAACTCTTGGTGTAGACACTTTAATCCTTACCAATGCCGCAGGTGGAATCAATACTAATTATCAAGCAGGTGATCTTGTCGTTATTGAAGATCATATTAATATGACAGGTAATAATCCACTAGTTGGGCCAAATATTAAAGAAATGGGTCCACGCTTTCCTGATATGTCTAAGGCCTATCACCCAGAGCTAAGAGAAATTATCTTAAAGAGTGCTGAAAAACTTGGTTACACAATGCAAACAGGAATCTATGCAGGAGTTCTTGGACCAACTTATGAAACACCGGCCGAAGTGAGAATGCTTAGAACACTTGGAGCTGATGTTGTAGGAATGAGTACAGTTCCTGAGTGTATTGCTGCCAATCATATTGGTATGAAAGTTTGTGGAATTAGTTGTGTGACAAATATGGCCTCAGGTATCGAAAATGTTGAACTAAAGCATGAAGATATTAAAGATGAAGCCCTTAGAGTCATGGAAAAGTTTACGAGCATACTTAAAGAAACTGTTAAAACAATAGGCGCATAA